The segment TCTGGAACTACCTGGGGCGCGTGTCGGCGGGGTTCGCGTCGGACGCGCTGCTGTCGCGGTACGGCATCTCGCGGCCGGTGGTGGTCACCGGCGTGCTGCTGCTCACGGTGGCGGGGCACCTGCTGGTGGCGTTCGGCGTGCCGGGGTCGCTATACGCGGCGTCGGTGCTGATCGGGTTCTGCTTCGGGGCGGCGTACCCGATGATCCTGGCCATCATCTCGGAGGTGTTCGGGCTCAAGTACTACTCGACGCTGTACAACGTGGGGAACGTGGCGTGCCCCGTGGGGTCCTACATCCTCAACGTCCGCGTCGCCGGCAGGATGTACGAccgggaggcgaggcggcagggggcggtggccgtggcggcggggaAGAAGGAGCTGACGTGCATTGGGGTGAAGTGCTACAAGGATTCCTTCTTGATCGTCGCCGGGGTgacggtggccgcggcggtggtgatggcggcgcTCGCGTGGCGGACCAGGAAGTTCTACGCCGGAGACATCTACGCGCGCTTcagggaggaggcggctgccggtggcggtggcgctggcaatggcaccggcgccggagaagatgaGAAGGTGGAATccaaggaggagaaggcggtgaTGACGCCGACGAGCACCTGAGCTGCAATTCTGCTGCTCGATCAGAAGATCTGAGAGATAGAGGAGCAAAAAGGACTCCTTTTTTCTTTATAACTGTTCTTTTAGTTTTTAAGAAGTGCTAAACTACAACATTGCAACACCCACATTTAGAGGGATAATTGACCCACATTTTCAACTTATCTGGGCTAGCCCGATTCCTCCAAAACAAAAACACTTTTTATGGCTGGCTGTTCAACTGAAGAAATTTAATTGGGAAGGCTCTGAATTCTGTCAATTGTGTGATAGAAGTGAAGATGCAGCTCATATCTGTTTTAACTGTCCTATTGCGACTTTTGCTTGGTGTGTATGTCGGGATGCTTTGGACTGGGGAAGGATCCCTTTTAATTTTGAGGACTTCTTTAGGCTCTATGGTTTTGATACTTCTAAAACCTCTAGACTTAATACCATGATTTTGGCTGCTTTGATTTGGACTCTTTGGTCTGCTCgcaatgatataatttttagaaacaaACTAATCTCCTCACCCCTGATTATCTCTTTCCGCTTGATTAGTTTTCTTTTACAGTGGAAGATTCTATTAAAGCCGGAGAAGGCCCATGACCTGGAAATGAAGACAAGCTATGCAAGGAGTACTGGTGTCCTTACGAAGAGCTGGGATTGGATAATTCTGTTCCCATCTGTTTAGTTTTCGTCTCTGTTCTGCTAGATAACCTTTATCCTTTACCCTTTCTTAGAGTCATCCTTCTTTGGATGCTTATGTTTTGATGCCTCATGGTAATACCTTTAATTGAAAACTGGCAGCCCCAGTATTATGTAAAACGGTTTGTAAGACTTATGCTTTCTATAAAAAGCTGGGCCATCTGGCCTCCTCTCTAAAAAAACATTGCAACAcccaatttcttcttcttcttcttggatcttcttcttgtttgaCGACTTGGATATACTAGTTCAATTGATGGTTAGCTTTGGGTTGCATACTGTATGCATATGAATCTTGGATGTGTCCGATGACCTATAATAGGCTGTCAAATTTGTCGCTTGCAAGCAAGCAGATATGCATGTGGACGTTGTGTACAGCTCGCTGTCAATTGAGTTGGTTGTGTTActgttgtgcacttgtgctcATCTCTTGGGGTTGTACTCGTACAGTACTCATGGGATACAACTAACACGTAGTAGTATCAACTTGGCgttgaaaacttgaaatttCCAACTTGAACTAAAATAACAGAGAGCGAAAGCTGGGAATCTTGAGTGAGTTTGCTCCATTTCAGGGCCTATTTAAAATGAAGGATTGTTGGAGGACTTCTTTTCAATGATCAATTTCCTTATGAATTTCTCCAAAAGACGTCTTTCATTCATAGCAAAACAATAGAATGTTCTCTATTGGATTGTATTCCTATGGTAGAATTTaaagggaaaaaacaaaagatttgGTAGTCTTAAATTTTTCTGTGGTTCAATTTTCCCGTGATGCAATCAAaaggtttctcttcttgtgttCTTAGTTTCTGTATCATAAAAATATCATGTCACTTTGatttctgcattttttttctgttcagcTGTTTTTCTATCCTACGCTCTAAAGAGGCCTCAATGAGATCGCAACATCTAACAATTGAGAGAGGATTCTCTTACTTACTTCCCTCTAACTTTGAGTCACTGGTATGTGAGATCATTGAGTAGAGGGTTGACatgaaacttttatttttgaaacCGAGAAgttagaggatctcaatccctATCAATGCCATTTAGTAAGTCCGAAGACCACTTCTTTGGGAGATACTGTTGTGATTTGACAGTATCAACTTCATATTATCCCAGTGGACTATGCAGCATTTTCCCTTTCCCCCTTGTCTATAAAGTTGCAGTTTTTTAGTTGCATGGTTAAATTTTGGAGCTTAAAGTTACACAAATTCAAATCCCCAAGCTTAAAAATCCACTTGATGAGTTTGTGATATACTTAATCTTCTACGTACTACACTACAAAAAAAACTGTGTAAATAATTTGTGCAAAAATGAACATTTTTTCACGAACGtgtaaaaggattgcacgtcaatatattagaagaatagaGTTTTGATACACGACGCACTCAGCCAGACCGGCCTATGccaaggaaggaagaaaaacaaagaaaggaaaggaaaaaaactcGAAACGACGGTAACTCTACTCCAAATAGGGGGAGGGGGCAGAGCCACTCTACGCTCCCAACAATTCCCCAAAGGAAGCGACGGCCGCTAACGACCACAGCCGGTCCTCCGAAAGGATGGACTCTACGACTACTGCGACCGAAGAGAACACAGAGTCAAAGACCCTGGAGTTACGTTCCTTCCACAGTTGCCATGAGACTAGGAGGACTAGGGAGTCGAAGTTGGCACGGAGATGATCAGGTAAACATGCCCTAGAAGATGGCCACCAATCCTGCAGCCAGCTGCCACGGAGGGGAGAGAGGACAGCCCAGCCAGGAGACAACAACACCCGTCATCAGACCTGACGAGCGAACACGCAGTCAAGGAGGATGTGGTTCGTCGTCTCAAGCTCTTGAGCGCAAAAGGGGCAGGCCGAGTGGCTATCAATGCCGCGCTTCTGGAGGAGATCAGCCGTCCAACAGCGCTGCTGAAATGCAAACCAGAGGAAGAATTTGCACTTAGCAGGGCCCTTCGCGTGCCAGAGAAAATCGGCACAAGCAAAGGAGTGCTGGTCAAAGAAGAACGCCTGGTACGCCGAATGCGCCAAGTAGCGCTGGTCACTCGTCCAACGCCAGACAAGATGATCCCCGACACCCGGCGTAAGCTGAATGTGGAGTACCGCATCCCAAACAAGGAGAAATTGGGAGATGACCGGGACAGTGAGGACGCCGCGAATGTCAGAAATCCAGGCGTTGTTTGCCAGGCTAGAAGCAACCGTGCGCGAACCACGCAGACGCGGGGGCACAACGAAGAGGAGATCCGGAGCCAAGGAAGCTACCGAGCGGCCGCAGATCAATTGGTCAGACCAGAAAAGAATCGACTCACCATCACCTGGTACGAAGAAGGTGAACGCCTCAAACATGTCAGAGACGGCTCGCTCGGCTGGGGCCTTCAGGCCGTCCTAGTAGGGATGCGCTGAGCGCTGGAGCCAAAGCCAGCGAACACGCAGGGAAAAACCTGCCAACCTAAGGTCATGAATTCCCAACCCACCGAAAGCTCTGGGACGACAGACATTCGTCCAAGAAAACCGGCACTGCCCACCGTGAGCCGAGTCCGTGCCCGTCCACAAGAAGGCGCGGCGCTTCTTGTTAATGGCCTTGATCACTCAGGCTAGAAGGCCGATCGCCATAGACACATGGACCGGAATGGAGGAGAGAACAGACTAGACCAAAACAGAGCGGCCGGCCAGAGTGGTGAGTCGTCCCTTCCAGGAAGGAAGACGACACACAGGACCATTATTCCATAAAGTTTGTAATATGTACAGTATATTCCTTGGTTTCCTCAAACAAATACGAGTACAGTATCCTAGTATATTATTCCTTGGTAGTGCCACTGCCATTGCTGTCCGCTCCGAGCTCCGTTTTTCCGTCCTTGAACTTGGCGTAGATGTCTCCCGCGTAGAACACCCGCGTCCTCCAcgccagcaccgccgccaccgccgccgccgccaccgtcaccgccgtcaTCACCAAGAACGACTCCCTGTAGCACCTCACGCCGATGCAAGTCAACGCCTTCTtccccgcggccgcggccaccccatgtccctgccgcgccgcctcccggtCGTACAtccggccggcgacgcggacgtTGAGGATGTACGACCCGACGGGGCTCGCCGTGCCGCAGAAGTTGTAGAGCGTCGAGTAGTACTTGAGGCCGAACAGCTCCGACACGCTTGCCAGGATCAGCGGCTGCGCGGCGCCGAAGCAGaaccccaccaccaccgacgccgCGTACAGCGACCCCGGCACGCCGAACGCGATCAGGAGGTGCCCCGGAGCGGTGAGCAGGAGCACCACGGCGAGGATGAGCGGCCGCGGCAGCCGGTGCCGCGCCAGGAGCGCCTCCGACGCGaacccggcggcgacgcgcccCAGGTAGTTCCAGATGCTGATGAGCGACACGAAGGTGGCGACGCTGCGCTGCGGGTACCCCAGCGACTCGCCGATCTGCCCCATGTTGTCGATCGCCGTCAGCGTCCCGCCCACGCCGAACACCGTCGCCGTGAACAGCAGCACCATGTCCACGCTCACCAGGGCTTGCAGGATCGTGTAGTcctcgccgcgcggcggcggcctcagcGCCTGGAGGatcctcgccgtcgctgtcgtcggTCTCTGGGATTCAGGCGAAGGCTGTGCCGCCGGCTTCGCGGGCGCGGTCACCACGGACAGCGCCCGCGGGACGTCGTCGGCTTCCTCTTCTTCAGGCGACTTATTCTTGAACAGAGCAGCCTCCTCGCGCACTACAATggtgaaggggaggaggagcatggcgaacacgacggcggcgctgacgCCGTACTCGGCGCGGGTGAAGCGGAGCCTCTTCTGGAGGATGATGGCGACCATGAGGtaggcggcgagcgcgagcgaCACGTAGAGGAAGCCACAGAACGCGCGGTAttcgcggcgcgccgcggctggcgagcgcggcgcgcgTATGATCCGGATGGTGCCGAGGAACGCCAGGGAGACGGCGGCCGGCAGCCAGCCGACGAGAAGGATGAGCGGCTTGgtgttgccgccgccgtagaAGGC is part of the Oryza glaberrima chromosome 12, OglaRS2, whole genome shotgun sequence genome and harbors:
- the LOC127757551 gene encoding uncharacterized protein LOC127757551 produces the protein MPMAAAAAFAAHVLRGRWFMAYGSFLIMSAAGATYIFAIYSKDIKSTLGYTQEQLNTVGFFKDVGANVGIHAGLIAEVTSPWFILAIGAAMNLGGYLMLYLSVTGRVGAKTPLWLVCLYIAVGANSQAFANTGALVTCVKNFPESRGVILGLLKGFVGLSGAIFTQLYLAFYGGGNTKPLILLVGWLPAAVSLAFLGTIRIIRAPRSPAAARREYRAFCGFLYVSLALAAYLMVAIILQKRLRFTRAEYGVSAAVVFAMLLLPFTIVVREEAALFKNKSPEEEEADDVPRALSVVTAPAKPAAQPSPESQRPTTATARILQALRPPPRGEDYTILQALVSVDMVLLFTATVFGVGGTLTAIDNMGQIGESLGYPQRSVATFVSLISIWNYLGRVAAGFASEALLARHRLPRPLILAVVLLLTAPGHLLIAFGVPGSLYAASVVVGFCFGAAQPLILASVSELFGLKYYSTLYNFCGTASPVGSYILNVRVAGRMYDREAARQGHGVAAAAGKKALTCIGVRCYRESFLVMTAVTVAAAAVAAVLAWRTRVFYAGDIYAKFKDGKTELGADSNGSGTTKE